From Brevibacillus marinus, a single genomic window includes:
- the yabP gene encoding sporulation protein YabP, with amino-acid sequence MVEQTKRPRHEILMINRRSLAISGVKNVESFDSEEFLLETDAGFLTIRGQNLHMKNLSLETGEVAIEGLVREMGYLEQGQAGDRSRGFFGKLFK; translated from the coding sequence ATGGTGGAACAGACCAAACGACCTCGTCATGAAATCTTGATGATTAATCGCCGCAGTCTCGCCATTAGCGGGGTAAAAAACGTGGAGAGCTTCGACAGCGAAGAGTTCCTGTTGGAAACAGACGCCGGGTTCTTGACGATTCGCGGACAGAATCTGCATATGAAGAACCTCAGTCTGGAAACCGGCGAAGTGGCCATCGAGGGGCTGGTTCGCGAGATGGGCTATCTGGAACAGGGGCAGGCCGGAGATCGGTCGCGGGGCTTCTTCGGCAAGTTGTTCAAGTGA
- the yabQ gene encoding spore cortex biosynthesis protein YabQ, translating into MSITVQLQTIAAMSACGALMGMGFDTYQLFRRKRRVPAWLVFLLDLGFWLTSAFLVFAALQQLNDGIVRWPLFLAMLAGAWVYFVLGRKMYTALLIAVIRFIKWLYHTILTVINVLLVQPILFCYRLIAALVGFLLSLLLGMGTISWKIVLFVANPFAKWGRHIGKGFGRAGAGARTRIENWWLRRKKR; encoded by the coding sequence GTGAGCATCACGGTTCAACTGCAGACGATTGCGGCGATGTCTGCGTGCGGCGCATTGATGGGGATGGGTTTTGACACCTATCAGCTGTTCAGGCGGAAACGTCGGGTTCCCGCCTGGCTGGTCTTTCTGCTCGATCTGGGCTTTTGGCTGACAAGCGCGTTTCTCGTCTTCGCGGCCCTGCAGCAGCTGAATGACGGGATCGTCCGCTGGCCGCTGTTTCTTGCCATGCTGGCCGGGGCTTGGGTGTACTTTGTCCTAGGACGCAAGATGTATACCGCCTTGCTGATTGCCGTGATAAGATTTATAAAATGGCTCTACCACACGATCTTGACCGTAATCAACGTCCTGCTCGTGCAGCCGATCCTGTTTTGCTACCGGCTCATTGCCGCATTGGTTGGGTTTCTGCTCTCGCTATTGCTCGGAATGGGTACTATTTCGTGGAAGATTGTCTTGTTTGTGGCCAACCCGTTTGCCAAATGGGGTCGACATATCGGGAAAGGTTTTGGCCGGGCGGGAGCAGGAGCGAGGACGCGAATAGAGAATTGGTGGTTACGGAGAAAAAAGCGATAG
- a CDS encoding FtsB family cell division protein — protein sequence MKQPPPQTNRRGQKRRIRLFLFLMLFFSIWTGYTVYLQSGVLAEKESQLRQLEQKAAAIRETNNELKYKINRLHDEEYIAELARKKYAWAMPGEVIFILPE from the coding sequence ATGAAACAGCCCCCTCCGCAAACGAACCGACGAGGACAAAAACGAAGAATTCGCCTCTTCCTGTTCCTCATGCTCTTTTTTTCCATCTGGACGGGCTATACGGTTTATCTGCAGAGCGGTGTATTGGCGGAAAAAGAAAGCCAGCTGCGGCAGCTTGAGCAAAAAGCGGCAGCGATTCGCGAAACCAACAACGAACTGAAATATAAAATAAACAGACTGCATGACGAAGAGTACATCGCTGAACTGGCCCGCAAAAAATACGCATGGGCAATGCCGGGCGAAGTGATCTTCATCCTGCCGGAGTAG
- a CDS encoding S1 RNA-binding domain-containing protein: MVVEVGSKLEGKVAGITSFGAFIELPGGVTGLVHISEIADTYVKDIHEHLKIGDTVTVKIMNIQQDGKIGLSIKKAQDRPQKSPRQARERGEGFEEKLSKFLKESEDRQSSLRKNYEKRGRGR, translated from the coding sequence ATGGTAGTTGAAGTGGGCAGCAAGCTGGAGGGGAAAGTAGCTGGTATTACTAGTTTTGGAGCTTTTATTGAGCTGCCTGGTGGTGTCACCGGTCTGGTGCATATCAGCGAAATCGCCGACACGTATGTAAAGGACATCCATGAGCATTTGAAAATCGGTGACACGGTGACGGTAAAGATTATGAATATTCAGCAAGACGGTAAAATTGGGCTGTCGATCAAGAAAGCCCAGGACCGACCGCAAAAGTCACCTCGACAAGCGCGCGAACGTGGAGAAGGGTTTGAGGAAAAACTGTCCAAGTTCTTGAAAGAGAGCGAGGATCGGCAGTCTTCCCTGCGCAAAAATTACGAAAAAAGGGGACGTGGTCGCTGA
- the spoIIE gene encoding stage II sporulation protein E: protein MVNRHQVISDVGHSWTTRVANQWARITGRWGERLSEAAKRWHLLPLLMGFLLGRALILEELSPFIVPYFIVMYFLKRDSLFVGALALIAGAATHSIPLTLEAVLSVAFSLVACRLAERFRRKDFSFTPFLVLLTVFVSHLLFDALTNQVSTYRLVMVTIEALLSFVLTLIFIQSLSLVHLARPYEPLKNEEIVCLVILLASLMTGTVGWVIQGVSMEHALSRYLLLLFAFTGGGTVGAAVGVVTGLILSMANVSALQQINLLAFSGLLAGLLKEGGKIGVSAGLVVGTAILAIYGGADDLLYLSLVESALAILLFLLTPAAVWKKVSSFIPGTLENQQSHQEYMRRVRDMTAGKILQFSELFTQLSRSFAETAVPQGEEEQIDLFLSRVTESTCQTCWKKEQCWERETQATYQALRELTERVHAQGTLQGVPLNKEFRRKCVKTGKIVEAMESEYHRQQVFGQLKKQVQDSRRLVADQLSGVSRVMVDFAKQIQREGIELSFQEKQVSRALEGLGLAVRRVDIHNLEEGKVDIEISQPTCYGRDECAKIVAPLLSEILGETIVVKERHCEAYKDGYCKMCLASAKAYEVAIGVAGAAKDGKLLSGDSFKTMDLGNGKVALAISDGMGNGERAYLESQSALDMLAQLLKSGLDETLAIKTVNSVLALRSTEEMFATVDLALIDLQTAKTRFVKIGSTPSFIKRGKEVFSVTAHNLPAGILEEIEVDVVTRNLRPGDLLIMMSDGIYEAPREIENRQMWMKRLISELKTDDPQEVADLLLERVIRYHCGEILDDMTVLVARLDRFVPQWSAIQIQGMEKIERPRIVS from the coding sequence ATGGTAAACAGACATCAGGTCATTTCCGACGTCGGTCATAGCTGGACCACACGGGTGGCCAACCAGTGGGCAAGAATTACCGGCAGATGGGGGGAAAGGTTGAGCGAAGCCGCTAAGCGGTGGCATCTGCTCCCGCTGCTGATGGGGTTCCTGCTGGGACGAGCCTTGATTCTGGAAGAATTGTCCCCCTTTATCGTTCCTTACTTCATCGTGATGTACTTTTTAAAGCGCGACAGCCTGTTCGTTGGCGCGCTCGCGCTGATTGCCGGCGCAGCCACGCATTCGATCCCCTTGACGCTGGAAGCCGTCCTCAGCGTCGCGTTCTCTTTGGTCGCCTGCCGGTTGGCGGAACGGTTCCGCCGCAAAGACTTTTCGTTCACGCCATTTCTCGTGCTGCTCACCGTCTTTGTCAGCCATCTGTTGTTTGATGCGCTGACCAATCAAGTATCCACCTACCGTCTGGTGATGGTCACGATTGAAGCGCTCCTCAGCTTCGTGCTGACGCTGATCTTCATTCAGTCTCTCTCGCTCGTCCATTTGGCGAGGCCGTACGAACCGCTGAAAAACGAAGAGATCGTCTGTCTGGTCATCCTGCTCGCCTCCCTGATGACGGGCACGGTCGGTTGGGTGATCCAGGGGGTATCGATGGAACATGCGCTGTCCCGCTACTTGCTGCTTTTATTCGCCTTCACCGGCGGCGGTACGGTGGGCGCGGCGGTCGGCGTCGTGACCGGCCTGATTCTCAGCATGGCCAACGTCAGCGCGCTGCAGCAAATCAACCTGCTCGCCTTTTCCGGCCTTTTGGCCGGTCTGTTGAAAGAGGGCGGCAAAATCGGCGTCTCTGCCGGACTGGTGGTCGGCACGGCGATTCTCGCCATCTATGGGGGAGCAGATGATCTTCTGTACCTGTCGCTTGTCGAATCGGCGCTCGCGATTCTGCTGTTTTTGCTGACGCCGGCAGCCGTTTGGAAAAAAGTGTCCAGCTTTATCCCCGGCACGTTGGAAAACCAACAGTCCCATCAGGAATATATGCGGCGGGTGCGGGATATGACCGCCGGAAAAATTCTCCAGTTTTCGGAGCTGTTTACGCAGCTGTCGCGCAGTTTTGCCGAGACTGCCGTTCCGCAGGGGGAGGAAGAGCAAATCGACCTGTTTCTGAGCCGGGTCACCGAGTCCACCTGCCAAACGTGCTGGAAGAAAGAGCAGTGCTGGGAGCGGGAGACCCAGGCGACGTATCAGGCGCTGCGCGAGCTGACAGAACGGGTGCACGCGCAGGGAACCTTGCAAGGGGTGCCGCTGAACAAGGAGTTTCGCCGCAAATGCGTCAAAACGGGGAAAATCGTGGAGGCGATGGAGAGCGAATACCACCGGCAGCAGGTGTTCGGCCAGTTGAAAAAACAGGTGCAGGACAGTCGGCGGCTGGTGGCGGATCAGCTGTCCGGTGTTTCCCGGGTCATGGTCGACTTTGCCAAACAGATCCAACGTGAGGGGATCGAGCTGAGCTTTCAGGAGAAGCAGGTCAGCCGCGCCTTGGAGGGACTGGGGCTGGCGGTGCGCAGAGTGGACATCCACAATCTGGAGGAAGGCAAAGTGGACATCGAGATCAGTCAGCCAACCTGCTATGGACGGGATGAGTGCGCCAAAATCGTTGCTCCGCTGCTCTCGGAGATCCTCGGAGAGACGATCGTCGTGAAAGAACGGCACTGTGAAGCCTACAAGGATGGCTACTGCAAAATGTGCCTCGCTTCCGCCAAGGCGTATGAAGTGGCGATTGGTGTGGCGGGAGCGGCGAAAGACGGCAAGCTGCTGTCCGGCGACAGCTTTAAGACGATGGATTTGGGCAATGGCAAAGTGGCGCTGGCGATCAGCGACGGCATGGGCAACGGCGAGCGGGCTTATCTGGAAAGCCAATCGGCGCTGGACATGCTGGCGCAACTGCTCAAGTCCGGACTGGACGAGACGCTGGCGATCAAGACCGTCAACTCTGTTTTGGCCCTTCGCTCCACCGAGGAGATGTTTGCCACCGTTGATCTCGCGCTGATCGATCTGCAGACAGCGAAGACGCGGTTTGTCAAAATCGGCTCGACCCCCAGCTTCATCAAGCGGGGCAAGGAAGTGTTCTCGGTCACCGCCCATAACCTGCCGGCCGGCATCCTCGAGGAAATCGAGGTGGACGTGGTCACGCGCAACTTACGGCCAGGCGATCTGCTGATCATGATGTCGGACGGGATCTACGAGGCACCGCGAGAAATCGAGAACCGGCAGATGTGGATGAAGCGGCTGATCAGCGAGCTGAAGACGGATGATCCGCAGGAAGTGGCGGACTTGCTGCTGGAACGAGTGATTCGCTATCACTGCGGAGAGATTCTGGACGATATGACGGTGCTGGTGGCGCGCCTCGATCGCTTTGTGCCGCAGTGGTCGGCGATCCAGATTCAAGGCATGGAAAAGATTGAACGGCCGCGTATTGTCAGCTGA
- a CDS encoding VWA domain-containing protein yields MDKTATLRQILVITDGCSNVGISPVAAATLAREQGIAVNVIGVVDRDALGEQGEREIREIANAGGGLSEIVYPAQLAQTVQMLTRKAMTRTIQHVVNQELQEILGDAAAVRLTPEKRVEVAALVDELGERSHLEVVMLIDTSSSMKSKLAAVQQAVCDFSISLRSRSGTSRMAVCSFPGKQKHMEVRIPWTEQVDKALQLTAGLTMSGVTPTGPAIIEAIALFEQVALPNALAERYRLNPGQDDQGLLQDHVF; encoded by the coding sequence GTGGACAAAACGGCAACGTTGCGGCAAATTTTGGTGATAACGGATGGTTGTTCCAATGTCGGCATCAGTCCCGTGGCGGCGGCCACGTTGGCCCGGGAGCAGGGGATTGCGGTGAATGTGATCGGCGTCGTCGATCGCGATGCGCTGGGCGAACAGGGCGAGCGGGAAATCCGGGAAATCGCCAATGCGGGCGGCGGTTTGAGCGAAATCGTCTATCCGGCGCAGCTTGCGCAAACGGTACAGATGCTGACGCGCAAGGCGATGACCAGGACGATTCAGCACGTGGTCAATCAGGAATTGCAAGAAATTTTGGGAGATGCTGCGGCCGTTCGGCTGACACCGGAAAAGCGGGTGGAAGTGGCGGCGCTGGTCGATGAGCTGGGAGAGCGCAGCCACCTGGAAGTCGTGATGCTGATCGACACATCGAGCAGCATGAAGTCAAAGCTGGCCGCTGTCCAGCAGGCGGTTTGCGATTTCAGCATCAGTTTGCGCTCGCGCAGCGGCACCAGCCGGATGGCGGTTTGTTCCTTTCCGGGCAAACAGAAGCACATGGAGGTGCGGATTCCCTGGACGGAGCAGGTGGACAAAGCGCTGCAATTGACGGCAGGGTTGACGATGAGCGGCGTGACGCCGACCGGCCCGGCGATTATCGAGGCGATCGCCCTGTTTGAACAGGTGGCGCTGCCCAACGCGCTGGCGGAGCGCTACCGCCTGAACCCGGGTCAGGACGATCAGGGACTGCTGCAGGATCATGTCTTCTAG
- a CDS encoding serine/threonine protein kinase, whose translation MSSSQLFPRVPAQFCGKWHQKRYTLLKELGRGANGAVYLAACGGRQVAVKIGAEPFDLLIEVNMLKRVQRSQQRVGPGLLDVDDVLIDGRPCPFYAMEYVEGERLDDYVERVGGEWAAVLLIQVLARLEVLHRQGWVFGDMKPDNILVGRVDKQVSLIDFGGVSQMGRAVRQFTEDYDRAAWQAGDRRAEPAYDLFAAALIMIRLAMGRDGWNKLRNQPRHRSVLYDIIRDNKELYWFRDPIWKALHGKYSTAGEMRRELAALLRQRAQGETAEQRGASADFWIGGLFVCSLLLLAGSLFYLWM comes from the coding sequence ATGTCTTCTAGCCAGCTGTTCCCGCGTGTTCCCGCACAGTTTTGCGGGAAGTGGCACCAGAAGCGGTACACCCTGCTCAAGGAATTGGGGCGGGGGGCCAACGGGGCCGTCTATCTCGCCGCTTGCGGCGGCAGGCAGGTGGCGGTAAAAATCGGGGCGGAGCCGTTTGACCTGCTGATCGAGGTGAACATGCTCAAACGTGTTCAGCGCAGCCAGCAGCGCGTAGGGCCGGGACTCTTGGACGTTGACGATGTGCTGATTGACGGCCGCCCCTGCCCGTTTTACGCCATGGAGTACGTGGAAGGGGAACGGCTGGACGATTACGTGGAACGCGTCGGAGGTGAGTGGGCGGCCGTCCTGCTGATTCAGGTGCTGGCGCGCCTGGAGGTTCTGCATCGGCAGGGATGGGTGTTTGGCGATATGAAGCCGGACAACATCCTGGTGGGACGGGTGGACAAGCAGGTGAGTCTGATTGACTTTGGCGGCGTCAGCCAAATGGGGCGGGCCGTGCGGCAGTTTACGGAAGATTACGACCGGGCCGCCTGGCAGGCAGGTGATCGCCGCGCGGAACCGGCTTATGACCTGTTCGCGGCCGCTTTGATCATGATTCGTTTGGCGATGGGCCGGGACGGCTGGAACAAGCTGCGCAATCAACCGCGCCACCGATCCGTTCTTTATGATATAATACGGGACAATAAGGAGTTGTACTGGTTTCGCGACCCGATCTGGAAAGCCCTGCACGGTAAATACAGCACAGCAGGCGAGATGAGACGGGAACTGGCCGCTTTGCTGCGGCAGCGGGCGCAGGGAGAGACCGCTGAACAGCGCGGCGCAAGCGCCGATTTCTGGATTGGCGGCTTGTTCGTTTGCTCGCTCCTGCTGTTGGCCGGCTCCTTGTTCTACCTGTGGATGTGA
- a CDS encoding threonine/serine exporter family protein, producing the protein MSNELVMDTCLLAGEIMLKSGAETYRVEDTMQLIASSAGMESVHSFVTPTSIIFSFRAGAEDHTRMIRIPNRTIDLNKVTLVNEVSRQYVAGQIHLQEAYFKLREIDLQKPMYPPWLQHLAAGLASGSFAVLLGGSLSDFLLTVLAGLLVNLTVSYVQQILQVKLFAEFIAALVGGIVVLLFARLIPALQLDKMLIGAMIPLFPGIAVTNSLRDLIAGDLVAGVSRGVEGVLTALSVAVATAIVLSFTG; encoded by the coding sequence TTGTCCAATGAGCTGGTGATGGACACGTGTCTTTTGGCCGGTGAAATCATGCTGAAAAGCGGTGCCGAGACGTATCGGGTGGAAGACACCATGCAGCTGATTGCCAGCTCGGCCGGAATGGAGAGTGTACATAGTTTTGTCACGCCAACCAGTATTATTTTTTCCTTTCGCGCAGGCGCGGAAGACCATACGCGGATGATCCGCATTCCCAATCGGACGATTGACCTGAACAAAGTGACCTTGGTCAACGAAGTGTCGCGTCAGTATGTTGCCGGTCAGATCCATCTGCAGGAAGCTTATTTTAAGCTGCGGGAGATCGATTTGCAAAAACCGATGTACCCGCCGTGGCTGCAACATTTGGCGGCTGGCCTGGCCAGCGGCTCTTTTGCCGTTTTGCTCGGCGGTAGTTTGTCCGACTTCTTGCTGACCGTCCTGGCCGGCTTGCTGGTGAATTTGACCGTTTCCTATGTGCAGCAGATTCTGCAGGTGAAGCTGTTCGCCGAGTTCATCGCCGCGTTGGTCGGCGGCATTGTCGTTCTCCTCTTTGCCCGACTGATTCCCGCGCTGCAGCTGGACAAGATGCTGATCGGTGCGATGATCCCGCTGTTTCCCGGGATTGCCGTCACCAACTCGCTGCGCGATCTGATCGCGGGCGATCTGGTTGCGGGGGTCTCGCGGGGCGTAGAAGGGGTGCTGACAGCCCTCTCGGTGGCCGTGGCAACGGCAATCGTACTTTCCTTCACGGGGTGA
- a CDS encoding threonine/serine exporter family protein, translating to MFWLKGLCLSLLSAVSFGILSNVPLRILPVVGLVGMSGWAIYQLALVEGLAASFATFLGATAISAVSQILSVRLRVPATNFSIAGIIVLVPGSTAYRSMLSFINGNHLEGLTLGAQTCLLGGAIAAGLILGLSLFRLWKGFVSRHARHARKGAQTN from the coding sequence ATGTTTTGGCTGAAAGGACTCTGCTTAAGTTTGCTGTCCGCGGTGTCGTTTGGCATCTTGTCCAACGTGCCGCTGCGGATCCTGCCGGTGGTTGGCCTGGTGGGGATGTCGGGTTGGGCCATTTATCAACTTGCCTTAGTGGAAGGATTGGCGGCTAGTTTTGCCACGTTTCTGGGAGCGACCGCGATTTCGGCAGTCAGTCAAATCCTCTCGGTGCGGCTGCGGGTGCCGGCGACCAACTTCAGCATCGCCGGGATTATCGTGCTCGTGCCCGGCTCAACCGCTTACCGTTCCATGCTCTCCTTCATCAACGGCAACCACCTGGAGGGGCTTACCCTGGGGGCGCAAACCTGCCTGTTGGGTGGGGCGATTGCCGCCGGGCTGATTCTCGGATTGTCGCTATTTCGGCTGTGGAAAGGATTTGTGTCACGCCATGCACGCCATGCTCGCAAAGGTGCGCAAACAAATTGA
- the tilS gene encoding tRNA lysidine(34) synthetase TilS, with protein MHAMLAKVRKQIDAEGLLSPGETIVVGVSGGVDSAALLHVLWSLNRAYRYGWTLHVVHLNHGFRGEEAEADADYVKQLCDQLAIPCHLFAENVALYMREHGKGAQEAGRERRYALFCQVALAVGATKVAVAHQADDQVETILFHLLRGSGLRGLAGMPVRRWLVPEKVEIVRPLLGVFREELERYCKQAGLEPRLDRSNLSRKYKRNKLRLDVLPLLAEINPRYREHLLRLAALAKDDERYLHRLSLDRLEQLVISRQEQHIVVDGNKFQSCDLALQRRLIPLILSYLSRQTEWSSQHVEAVLRVICGEHPSASVHLPDNLVVKRMYQYIHFVKDRHNEQRAVDYCYPLAVPGRTWVDECGAWFTAEWRTGTPDWQALSAFDAVFAADEVADQTLWVRNRRNGDRIALLGLSGTKKLKELLIDLKVPKDWRDRLPLVAAGDRILWVPGIRRSRHALVGKRTGKYLWVHAEFAAEWREVFAE; from the coding sequence ATGCACGCCATGCTCGCAAAGGTGCGCAAACAAATTGATGCGGAGGGGCTGTTGTCCCCCGGCGAGACGATTGTTGTCGGTGTGTCGGGCGGAGTGGATTCTGCGGCGCTGCTGCATGTGTTGTGGTCGCTGAACCGGGCGTACCGCTACGGCTGGACGCTCCACGTCGTCCACCTCAATCACGGATTTCGCGGGGAAGAGGCAGAAGCGGACGCTGATTACGTCAAGCAGCTCTGCGACCAGCTGGCCATTCCCTGCCACCTGTTTGCCGAAAACGTTGCTTTATATATGAGAGAACACGGCAAGGGAGCGCAGGAAGCCGGCCGCGAACGGCGCTACGCCTTGTTTTGCCAGGTGGCGCTGGCGGTCGGAGCGACAAAGGTGGCGGTAGCGCACCAGGCCGACGATCAGGTGGAAACCATTTTGTTTCACCTGCTGCGCGGCAGCGGGCTGCGCGGCCTGGCCGGCATGCCTGTGCGCAGGTGGCTGGTTCCGGAGAAGGTGGAGATTGTCCGTCCGCTGCTGGGCGTCTTCCGGGAAGAGCTGGAGCGGTACTGCAAACAGGCGGGGCTAGAGCCGCGCCTTGACCGCAGCAACTTGTCCCGCAAGTACAAGCGAAACAAACTGCGGCTGGATGTGCTGCCGCTGTTGGCCGAGATCAACCCCCGCTACCGGGAGCACCTGCTGCGGCTGGCTGCCCTGGCGAAGGACGACGAACGCTATTTGCACAGGTTGAGCCTGGACCGCCTGGAACAGCTCGTCATCTCGCGGCAGGAACAGCACATCGTCGTGGATGGGAACAAGTTTCAATCTTGTGACCTTGCTTTACAAAGAAGATTGATTCCTCTAATATTAAGTTATCTGTCAAGGCAAACAGAGTGGTCTTCGCAGCATGTGGAGGCCGTTTTGCGTGTCATATGCGGTGAGCATCCGTCTGCCAGTGTCCATTTGCCTGACAATCTCGTGGTCAAACGAATGTATCAATACATACATTTTGTAAAAGATCGGCACAATGAGCAGCGAGCGGTCGATTATTGCTATCCATTGGCTGTGCCCGGGAGAACCTGGGTTGACGAGTGCGGGGCATGGTTTACCGCCGAGTGGCGGACAGGGACTCCCGATTGGCAGGCGTTGAGCGCTTTCGACGCCGTGTTTGCCGCCGATGAGGTCGCTGACCAGACCTTGTGGGTACGCAACCGGCGAAACGGTGATCGCATTGCCCTGCTTGGCTTGTCCGGGACGAAAAAGCTGAAGGAATTGCTCATTGATCTGAAGGTGCCCAAGGATTGGCGCGACAGGCTGCCGTTGGTCGCGGCCGGCGACCGCATCCTCTGGGTGCCGGGGATTCGCCGCTCACGGCATGCGCTGGTCGGTAAGCGTACGGGCAAGTACCTTTGGGTGCACGCAGAGTTTGCTGCAGAGTGGCGGGAGGTTTTTGCGGAATGA
- the hpt gene encoding hypoxanthine phosphoribosyltransferase encodes MMDDIKDILISEAEIADKVRELGAILSEEYRDKNPLVICVLKGAVLFMSDLVRQMNIPCEMDFMAVSSYGSSTESSGVVRIIKDLDTSVQERHVLIVEDIMDSGLTLSRLVELLKHRQASSVKVVTLLDKPKRRKVEIKPDYCGFTIPDEFVVGYGLDYAEKYRNLPFIGILKPDVYAR; translated from the coding sequence ATGATGGACGACATCAAGGACATTTTAATATCAGAAGCAGAAATCGCGGATAAGGTCAGGGAACTGGGCGCGATCCTCAGCGAGGAGTATCGGGACAAAAATCCGTTGGTCATCTGCGTCCTCAAGGGAGCCGTCTTGTTTATGTCCGATCTGGTGCGGCAGATGAACATCCCTTGCGAAATGGACTTCATGGCTGTCTCCAGTTATGGCAGCAGCACGGAATCGTCCGGTGTGGTGCGAATTATCAAGGATTTGGATACATCGGTGCAGGAGCGGCACGTGCTGATTGTGGAAGACATTATGGACAGCGGCCTGACCCTCAGCCGGCTGGTGGAACTGCTCAAGCATCGGCAGGCGTCCTCGGTCAAAGTGGTGACGCTGCTCGACAAGCCCAAACGGCGCAAAGTTGAAATCAAACCCGACTACTGCGGCTTTACCATCCCCGATGAGTTCGTCGTTGGCTATGGTCTCGACTATGCCGAGAAATATCGTAATTTGCCGTTCATCGGCATCCTGAAACCGGATGTTTATGCACGCTAG